From Pedobacter indicus, a single genomic window includes:
- a CDS encoding DUF6427 family protein, producing MIELFRRYTPTNLIYLIPIAALLCIGAFINVPEDLRAVFFEPALSNLLGNIYETSITPQASIVIALTLTILQGVLLNHIISKYNLLGKVNYLTALIYVTLASIITPFLTLSSTLLCNFLLIWVIDKLLSIYRAGDIKAILFDTGLIIAVGTLFYFPFIAMFPAIWIALVIFRSFNWREWIAGVMGFITIYFLLFIIYLWFDMLEAFKNIWTPLTRTFPTSLNIDLYDYWVLLAPSIILLLFIISLRQNFFKSLVFIRKSFQLLFFMLLLSIISFYLNNNLEEFHFLLCVAPLAIYMAYYFTHAKIRWLYESAYALLFLAILYFQWI from the coding sequence ATGATTGAACTATTCAGGAGATATACTCCGACGAACTTAATCTATTTAATCCCGATAGCCGCCTTACTCTGTATTGGCGCCTTTATCAATGTACCAGAAGATCTGCGGGCGGTGTTCTTTGAGCCAGCTCTTTCCAATCTGCTAGGCAACATTTATGAAACATCGATCACACCGCAAGCTAGTATCGTCATTGCGCTCACTTTAACCATTCTACAGGGAGTTTTACTAAATCATATTATCAGTAAATATAATCTGTTGGGCAAAGTCAACTACCTAACCGCGCTGATTTATGTGACACTGGCAAGTATCATTACGCCGTTTCTTACCCTGTCATCAACATTATTATGCAATTTCTTGTTGATATGGGTGATAGACAAACTACTGTCAATATACCGAGCTGGTGATATTAAAGCTATATTATTTGACACAGGTTTAATCATTGCAGTGGGAACTCTGTTCTATTTCCCATTTATAGCCATGTTTCCAGCAATTTGGATTGCGCTGGTTATCTTTCGATCTTTCAACTGGCGGGAGTGGATAGCAGGCGTGATGGGTTTCATTACAATCTACTTTTTACTCTTTATCATCTATTTATGGTTTGATATGCTCGAAGCATTCAAAAACATATGGACTCCGCTAACCAGAACGTTCCCAACCTCACTGAACATCGACCTTTATGATTATTGGGTTCTTCTCGCCCCCTCGATTATCCTATTATTATTCATCATTTCCTTGAGACAAAACTTTTTTAAAAGCCTGGTTTTTATCCGCAAATCATTTCAGTTACTTTTCTTTATGCTCCTTTTGAGTATAATCTCTTTTTATTTGAATAATAATCTTGAGGAATTTCATTTTCTGTTGTGCGTGGCGCCGCTAGCTATCTATATGGCTTACTATTTTACACACGCAAAAATACGTTGGCTATATGAAAGCGCTTATGCTCTTTTGTTTTTAGCTATACTATATTTCCAATGGATATAA